A DNA window from Vigna unguiculata cultivar IT97K-499-35 chromosome 10, ASM411807v1, whole genome shotgun sequence contains the following coding sequences:
- the LOC114165976 gene encoding geraniol 8-hydroxylase-like, with translation MFFSLSFSSVHKRSKRMEYLLPLLLITIVCVTIHVLISTFKPKKPSKYPPGPRTLPIIGNILDLGNLPHQTLAKLSKIYGPIMSLKLGSTTTICISSPHVAKEVLQKNDQIFANRTIPDSVRLFDHHKLSVVWLPPSALWRTLRRVCATKVFSSQQLGSTQVCRQRKVQELMDYVKERCEKGEAFDIGEASFITVLNSISNTFFSMDFAHYTSHKSQEFKDIIWGIMEEAGRPNVVDFFPIFRLLDPQGARRRMNGYFEKLFAFFDGLIEERLRLRVLENEAKPCKDVLDSVLELMFEDNSQVTRTLVLQLFLDLFVAGVDTTSSSIEWAMAELLRNPEKLEKVREELQKVLVKGEKLEESHISKLPYLQAVVKETFRLHPPAPMLVPHKTEVDVELCDFMVPKSSQILVNVWAMGRDSSIWTNPDEFRPERFLESDLDFKGQDFELIPFGAGRRICPGLPLASRTVHIVLASLLCKYNWKLKDGEKPQDMDISEKYGITLHKAQPLLVIPIQA, from the exons atgtttttcagTCTCTCCTTTTCCAGTGTCCACAAGAGAAGCAAAAGAATGGAGTACCTTCTTCCACTTCTTCTAATCACCATAGTGTGTGTAACCATTCATGTACTCATCTCAACCTTCAAACCAAAGAAACCCTCAAAATACCCTCCAGGGCCTCGCACTCTTCCCATCATAGGAAACATCTTGGACCTTGGAAACCTTCCTCACCAAACACTTGCAAAACTTTCTAAAATTTATGGTCCTATAATGAGTCTGAAGCTTGGTAGCACTACCACCATATGCATTTCCTCTCCACATGTTGCCAAAGAAGTACTgcaaaaaaatgatcaaatctTTGCCAACAGGACAATCCCAGATTCTGTTCGACTTTTTGATCATCACAAACTTTCAGTGGTGTGGTTGCCACCTTCAGCACTGTGGAGGACCCTTAGGAGAGTTTGTGCTACCAAAGTCTTCTCTTCTCAGCAGCTTGGTTCCACACAAGTTTGTCGACAGAGGAAGGTGCAAGAATTGATGGATTATGTGAAGGAAAGATGTGAGAAAGGTGAAGCCTTTGATATTGGTGAGGCTTCCTTCATAACTGTGCTTAACTCCATATCAAACACTTTCTTCTCAATGGATTTTGCTCATTACACTTCTCACAAGTCTCAAGAGTTCAAGGACATCATTTGGGGTATCATGGAAGAAGCTGGAAGGCCTAATGTTGTCGACTTTTTTCCAATCTTTCGCCTGCTTGACCCACAAGGTGCACGGAGAAGAATGAATGGTTACTTTGAAAAGTTATTTGCGTTTTTTGATGGGCTCATAGAAGAAAGATTGCGTTTAAGGGTATTAGAAAATGAAGCCAAGCCGTGCAAGGACGTGTTGGATTCTGTGTTGGAACTTATGTTTGAAGACAATTCACAAGTGACTCGCACTCTTGTTCTGCAATTGTTTCTG GATTTATTTGTGGCTGGAGTAGACACAACATCAAGCTCGATAGAATGGGCCATGGCTGAGTTGCTACGTAACCCAGAAAAGCTAGAAAAAGTGAGAGAAGAGCTTCAGAAAGTCCTTGTCAAAGGTGAGAAACTAGAAGAATCACATATCTCAAAGCTTCCTTACCTACAAGCAGTGGTGAAGGAAACTTTCCGCTTGCATCCACCTGCCCCAATGTTAGTGCCACACAAGACAGAAGTTGATGTTGAACTATGTGACTTCATGGTACCTAAAAGTTCCCAAATTCTGGTTAATGTATGGGCCATGGGAAGAGATTCAAGTATTTGGACAAACCCAGATGAATTTAGACCTGAAAGATTCTTGGAAAGTGACCTTGATTTTAAGGGCCAAGATTTTGAGCTAATACCCTTTGGAGCAGGAAGAAGGATCTGTCCTGGATTGCCATTGGCTTCTAGAACTGTGCATATTGTATTGGCCTCTCTTCTGTGTAAGTATAATTGGAAGCTCAAAGATGGAGAGAAGCCACAAGACATGGATATATCTGAGAAATATGGGATTACTTTGCATAAGGCACAACCTCTCCTAGTCATTCCAATCCAAGCATAA